The proteins below come from a single Streptomyces sp. B3I8 genomic window:
- a CDS encoding SAM-dependent methyltransferase has protein sequence MPDNGWPADRIDTESAHSARIYDYILGGKDYYPADKEAGDAMAREWPALPIHMRANRDWMNRAVRWLAEEAGIRQFLDIGTGIPTSPNLHEIAQSVAPASRVVYVDNDPIVLTLSQGLLASTPEGKTAYVEADMRDPGSILDAPELRETLDLSQPVALTVIAIVHFMLDVDDAVGVVRRLLEPLPSGSYLAMTIGTAEFAPQEVGRVAREYEARNMPMRLRTIDEAHEFFAGLDLVEPGIVQVHKWHPDGTGEQGIRDEDIAMYGAVARKG, from the coding sequence TTGCCCGACAACGGATGGCCTGCCGACCGTATCGACACCGAGAGCGCGCATTCCGCGCGCATCTACGACTACATCCTGGGCGGGAAGGACTACTACCCGGCCGACAAGGAGGCGGGCGACGCCATGGCGCGGGAGTGGCCGGCGCTCCCGATCCACATGCGCGCCAACCGCGACTGGATGAACCGCGCGGTGCGGTGGCTGGCCGAGGAGGCCGGGATCCGGCAGTTCCTCGACATCGGCACCGGCATCCCCACCTCCCCCAACCTGCACGAGATCGCCCAGTCGGTGGCGCCCGCGTCCCGGGTGGTCTACGTCGACAACGACCCGATCGTGCTGACCCTCTCCCAGGGGCTGCTGGCCAGCACGCCCGAGGGGAAGACCGCGTACGTCGAGGCGGACATGCGGGACCCGGGGAGCATCCTGGACGCGCCGGAACTGCGGGAGACGCTCGACCTGTCGCAGCCGGTGGCCCTGACAGTCATCGCGATCGTCCACTTCATGCTCGACGTGGACGACGCGGTGGGGGTCGTACGGCGGCTGCTGGAGCCGCTGCCGTCGGGGAGCTACCTGGCGATGACCATCGGCACCGCCGAGTTCGCACCGCAGGAGGTCGGACGGGTGGCCCGCGAGTACGAGGCGCGGAACATGCCGATGCGGCTGCGGACGATCGACGAGGCGCACGAGTTCTTCGCGGGCCTCGACCTGGTCGAGCCCGGCATCGTCCAGGTGCACAAGTGGCACCCGGACGGGACGGGTGAGCAGGGGATCAGGGACGAGGACATCGCGATGTACGGAGCGGTGGCCCGAAAGGGCTGA
- a CDS encoding helix-turn-helix transcriptional regulator, translated as MTAETDWGGAPSVLRMILGRQLEELRSRAGLTFEEAGEAIGVSHSTIRRMESAKVARLRLPDVEKLLQTYGVTDQQEIDTFLKSAREANKRGWWHTYRDVLPDWFAAYLSLEQAALQIRAYEPQFVPGLLQTEAYARALITAGNPHASAEATERRVQLRMRRQELLSRPTVPRVWVVLDETVLRWPVGGTEVMREQIDHLTEVNRLPQVTVQIMPFANGPHPAMRAGAYHVFRFRARELPDIVYLNGMVGAVYLDKRDDVVVYREALDRLGAQAAPARMTESVLREIRKEL; from the coding sequence GTGACCGCGGAGACCGACTGGGGCGGAGCGCCGTCCGTGCTGCGCATGATCCTCGGCCGTCAGCTCGAGGAACTGCGCAGCCGGGCCGGGCTCACCTTCGAGGAGGCCGGTGAGGCGATCGGCGTCAGCCACTCGACGATCCGGCGGATGGAGTCCGCGAAGGTGGCCCGGCTGCGGCTGCCGGACGTCGAGAAACTGCTGCAGACGTACGGCGTCACCGACCAGCAGGAGATCGACACCTTCCTCAAGTCCGCGCGCGAGGCCAACAAGCGCGGCTGGTGGCACACCTACCGGGACGTGCTGCCGGACTGGTTCGCGGCGTATCTGAGCCTGGAGCAGGCGGCCCTGCAGATCCGTGCCTACGAGCCGCAGTTCGTGCCGGGGCTGCTGCAGACGGAGGCGTACGCGCGGGCGCTGATCACCGCCGGGAACCCGCACGCGTCGGCCGAGGCGACCGAGCGGCGGGTGCAGCTGCGGATGCGGCGGCAGGAGCTGCTGTCACGGCCGACGGTGCCGCGGGTGTGGGTGGTGCTGGACGAGACGGTGCTGCGGTGGCCGGTGGGCGGTACGGAGGTGATGCGGGAGCAGATCGACCACCTCACGGAGGTCAACCGGCTGCCACAGGTGACGGTGCAGATCATGCCCTTCGCCAACGGTCCGCACCCGGCGATGCGGGCGGGTGCCTACCACGTGTTCCGGTTCCGGGCCCGGGAACTGCCGGACATCGTGTACCTGAACGGGATGGTGGGCGCCGTCTATCTGGACAAACGGGACGACGTGGTGGTGTACCGCGAGGCGCTGGACCGGCTCGGTGCGCAGGCGGCACCGGCCCGCATGACCGAGTCCGTGCTCCGTGAGATCCGCAAGGAACTGTGA